One Micromonospora sp. FIMYZ51 genomic window carries:
- a CDS encoding NADP-dependent succinic semialdehyde dehydrogenase — MTIATTNPVTGQVLKTYGAMSDEQVDDAIERTDLAYRQLLGTTVEQRGQWLTTVAELLEAERDDIARLMTTEMGKTLAAARAEVTKCAAACRFYARHAAEFLADVPADAQAVSAIRAFVRYQPIGPVLAVMPWNFPLWQVMRFAAPALMAGNTGLLKHASNVPQTALLLEDVFRRAGFPEGAFTTLLVGSEAVEKILRDPRVRAATLTGSEVAGRSIAQIAGRELKKTVLELGGSDPFVVMPSADVELAAEVATTARCQNNGQSCIAAKRFIVHADVYDAFAEAFAHRMSALRVGDPMDDATDVGPLATERGRDEVDAQVRDAVDKGATVLCGGEKPGGEGWFYPPTVVADLNPGMRIWTEEVFGPVAGLYRVSSYDEAIELANGTSFGLGSNAWTRDPQEQERFATDLVAGSVFINGMTTSYPQLPFGGVKNSGYGRELSAQGMHEFCNVKTVWVGEGAAGAGAGAHAE, encoded by the coding sequence ATGACCATCGCCACCACCAACCCCGTCACCGGCCAGGTGCTCAAGACGTACGGTGCGATGTCCGACGAGCAGGTCGACGACGCGATCGAACGGACCGACCTGGCCTACCGGCAGCTACTCGGCACCACCGTCGAGCAGCGGGGGCAATGGCTGACCACGGTCGCGGAGCTACTCGAAGCGGAGCGGGACGACATCGCCCGGCTGATGACCACCGAAATGGGCAAGACGCTCGCCGCCGCCAGGGCCGAGGTCACCAAGTGCGCTGCCGCCTGCCGCTTCTACGCCCGCCACGCGGCCGAGTTCCTCGCCGACGTGCCGGCGGACGCCCAGGCGGTCTCGGCCATCCGGGCGTTTGTCCGGTACCAGCCGATCGGTCCGGTGCTCGCGGTGATGCCGTGGAACTTCCCGCTCTGGCAGGTCATGCGCTTCGCCGCACCGGCGCTGATGGCCGGCAACACCGGGCTGCTCAAGCACGCCTCAAACGTGCCGCAGACCGCGTTGCTGCTGGAGGACGTGTTCCGCCGGGCCGGTTTCCCCGAGGGGGCGTTCACCACCCTGTTGGTCGGCTCCGAGGCGGTGGAGAAGATCCTGCGCGACCCCCGGGTGCGGGCCGCCACGCTTACCGGCAGCGAGGTCGCCGGCCGCTCGATCGCCCAGATCGCCGGCCGGGAACTGAAGAAGACCGTGCTGGAGCTGGGCGGCAGCGACCCCTTCGTGGTGATGCCCTCGGCCGATGTCGAGCTGGCCGCCGAGGTGGCGACCACCGCCCGCTGCCAGAACAACGGCCAGTCCTGCATCGCGGCCAAGCGCTTCATCGTGCACGCCGACGTCTACGACGCCTTCGCCGAAGCGTTCGCGCACCGGATGTCGGCGCTGCGGGTGGGCGACCCGATGGACGACGCCACCGACGTCGGCCCGCTGGCCACCGAGCGGGGCCGCGACGAGGTCGACGCACAGGTCCGCGACGCGGTCGACAAGGGAGCCACCGTGCTCTGCGGCGGGGAGAAGCCGGGCGGTGAGGGCTGGTTCTATCCGCCGACAGTGGTGGCCGACCTGAACCCGGGGATGCGGATCTGGACCGAGGAGGTGTTCGGGCCGGTCGCCGGGCTGTACCGGGTGTCGTCGTACGACGAGGCGATCGAGTTGGCCAACGGCACCTCCTTCGGCCTCGGCTCGAACGCCTGGACCCGGGACCCGCAGGAACAGGAGCGCTTCGCCACCGACCTGGTGGCCGGTTCCGTCTTCATCAACGGCATGACCACCTCCTATCCCCAGCTGCCGTTCGGCGGGGTGAAGAACTCCGGCTACGGCCGGGAGTTGTCGGCCCAGGGGATGCACGAGTTCTGCAACGTCAAGACCGTCTGGGTGGGCGAGGGCGCGGCCGGTGCCGGTGCCGGCGCACACGCCGAATGA
- a CDS encoding protein phosphatase 2C domain-containing protein, whose protein sequence is MTLKLRSAGTSDRGLIRSGNQDAVHAGAWLVAVADGMGGMAAGDLASSIAIEAIAPLDVETPEHALVAALQSGIELATARIRQAVAQDPQRQGMGTTLTALLFARTGSCLALVHVGDSRAYLFRDGVLKQITRDDTFVQMLVDQGLITPDQAGSHPRRAVVTQALQGDEISPTYATMVPRPGDRWLLCSDGLSNVVRADTLAEVLAGYPDRDECTRKLIDLALRAGGPDNVTVVVADVVDEE, encoded by the coding sequence ATGACCCTGAAGCTGCGTTCCGCCGGGACGAGCGACCGCGGGCTGATCCGTAGCGGTAATCAGGACGCGGTGCACGCCGGTGCCTGGTTGGTCGCCGTCGCCGACGGCATGGGTGGCATGGCCGCCGGCGACCTGGCCAGCTCCATCGCCATCGAGGCGATCGCTCCGCTGGACGTGGAGACCCCCGAGCACGCGTTGGTGGCGGCGTTGCAGAGCGGCATCGAGTTGGCCACCGCCCGGATCCGGCAGGCGGTCGCCCAGGACCCGCAGCGGCAGGGGATGGGTACCACGCTCACCGCGCTGTTGTTCGCGCGTACCGGCAGCTGCCTGGCGCTGGTCCACGTCGGCGACTCCCGGGCGTACCTGTTCCGCGACGGGGTGCTCAAGCAGATCACCCGGGACGACACCTTCGTGCAGATGCTCGTCGACCAGGGCCTGATCACTCCCGACCAGGCCGGCAGCCACCCCCGCCGGGCCGTGGTCACCCAGGCGTTGCAGGGCGACGAGATCTCCCCGACGTACGCGACGATGGTGCCCCGCCCCGGCGACCGCTGGCTGCTGTGCAGCGACGGGCTGTCGAACGTCGTCCGGGCGGACACCCTGGCCGAGGTGCTGGCCGGTTACCCGGACCGGGACGAGTGCACGCGGAAGCTCATCGACCTGGCGCTGCGCGCCGGTGGCCCGGACAACGTCACCGTCGTCGTCGCGGACGTGGTCGACGAGGAGTGA
- a CDS encoding GDSL-type esterase/lipase family protein: MPGRWTTAAVCLLALVALACEGGGEAAPRPTGKPPAGTPRVVAALGDSITTGFGSCLVLTSCARNSWSTGDGLRVDSHYRRLLDRNPGLRGKAYNHAKPGARAAALAGQAEAAVRDRADYVTVLIGANDACRGTIDEMTPVGDFRAEVDRGLRVLREGRPKARVLVVSIPDLYRLWEVGHDDKRAVRAWRRGICPSLLADPTSTAAADRKRRAAFRDRVDAYNDQLSAACRAYGSRCRYDRGAVHRVRFNLDLVNPLDYFHPNTLGQSRLAEVTWRSSGYAD, translated from the coding sequence ATGCCTGGACGTTGGACCACCGCTGCTGTCTGCCTACTCGCGCTGGTCGCGCTGGCCTGCGAGGGAGGCGGGGAGGCCGCGCCCAGACCGACCGGGAAACCCCCGGCCGGCACACCCAGGGTGGTCGCGGCGCTCGGCGACTCCATCACCACCGGATTCGGCTCCTGCCTGGTGCTGACCTCGTGTGCGCGCAACTCCTGGTCCACCGGGGACGGGCTGCGGGTGGACAGCCACTACCGCCGGCTGCTCGACCGCAATCCGGGGTTGCGCGGCAAGGCGTACAACCATGCCAAGCCGGGCGCCCGGGCCGCGGCGCTGGCCGGCCAGGCGGAGGCGGCGGTACGCGACCGCGCCGACTACGTGACCGTCCTGATCGGTGCCAACGACGCCTGCCGGGGCACGATCGACGAGATGACCCCGGTGGGCGACTTCCGGGCCGAGGTCGACCGGGGGCTTCGGGTGTTGCGCGAGGGCCGGCCGAAGGCCCGGGTCCTGGTGGTCAGCATCCCCGACCTGTACCGGCTCTGGGAAGTCGGCCACGACGACAAGCGCGCGGTACGCGCCTGGCGACGGGGCATCTGCCCGTCGCTGCTGGCCGACCCGACCTCGACCGCAGCCGCCGACCGGAAACGTCGGGCGGCGTTCCGGGACCGCGTCGACGCGTACAACGATCAACTCTCGGCGGCCTGCCGGGCGTACGGCTCCCGCTGCCGATACGACCGGGGCGCCGTGCACCGCGTCCGGTTCAACCTGGACCTGGTAAACCCGCTTGACTACTTCCACCCCAACACGTTGGGCCAGTCCCGCCTCGCAGAGGTGACCTGGCGCTCCTCCGGGTACGCCGACTGA
- a CDS encoding TIGR03885 family FMN-dependent LLM class oxidoreductase: MTAIGFHASHEQIHPRALLEAVIHAEHVGFDAAMCSDHFAPWSERQGHSGFAWSWLGSALQATGLSLGVVNAPGQRYHPAIIAQAIGTLGAMYPGRFWAALGSGEAANEHITGEVWPRKDVRNARLRECVDVIRALLNGEEVSHDGLVRVDRARLWSRPEQPPALVGAAVSVQTARWCAEWADGLITVNAPTEHLRRMIDAYRSAGGRGPLHLQVHLSWAPDQAEAESIAYDQWRSNVFAPPVCWDLTMPEHFDVVSAEVPMARLAEVVNISADLGRHVGWLEEYLDLGFDQIALHHVGQEQRPFLDVFGDRVLPKLRGRTS; encoded by the coding sequence ATGACGGCGATCGGTTTCCACGCTTCCCACGAGCAGATCCACCCGCGCGCCCTGCTGGAGGCGGTCATCCACGCAGAGCACGTCGGCTTCGACGCGGCCATGTGCTCCGACCACTTCGCCCCGTGGAGCGAGCGCCAGGGACATTCCGGTTTCGCCTGGTCCTGGCTCGGTTCGGCACTCCAGGCCACCGGGCTGTCGTTGGGTGTGGTCAACGCGCCCGGACAGCGCTACCACCCGGCGATCATCGCCCAGGCGATCGGCACCCTCGGCGCGATGTACCCGGGCCGGTTCTGGGCCGCCCTGGGCTCCGGTGAGGCGGCCAACGAACACATCACCGGGGAAGTCTGGCCCCGCAAGGACGTACGCAACGCGCGGCTGCGCGAGTGCGTCGACGTGATCCGTGCCCTGCTGAACGGCGAGGAGGTCAGCCACGACGGCCTGGTCCGGGTCGACCGGGCCCGGTTGTGGAGCCGCCCGGAGCAGCCGCCGGCCCTGGTCGGTGCGGCGGTGAGCGTGCAGACCGCCCGCTGGTGCGCCGAATGGGCGGACGGGCTGATCACCGTCAACGCACCGACCGAGCACCTGCGCCGGATGATCGACGCCTACCGGAGCGCGGGCGGTCGCGGGCCGCTGCACCTCCAGGTGCACCTGAGCTGGGCGCCCGACCAGGCCGAGGCCGAGTCCATCGCGTACGACCAGTGGCGCAGCAACGTCTTCGCGCCGCCGGTCTGCTGGGATCTGACCATGCCCGAGCATTTCGACGTGGTCTCCGCCGAGGTGCCGATGGCCCGCCTCGCCGAGGTGGTGAACATCTCCGCCGACCTGGGCCGGCACGTGGGCTGGCTGGAGGAGTACCTCGACCTCGGCTTCGACCAGATCGCGCTGCACCACGTCGGGCAGGAGCAGCGGCCGTTCCTGGACGTGTTCGGCGACCGGGTGCTGCCGAAGCTGCGCGGCCGGACCAGCTGA
- a CDS encoding DUF6343 family protein — MTRSQPRRARGTVGHAYSALNLRLALASFGLVSMTVFAILAFRADVTWLGVVCVVFAVVAVVDLAVIQRRRAARRREEPGVRHSLFE, encoded by the coding sequence ATGACGAGATCACAGCCCCGGCGTGCCCGCGGCACGGTCGGCCACGCGTACAGCGCCCTGAATCTGCGGCTCGCGCTGGCCAGCTTCGGGCTCGTCAGCATGACCGTGTTCGCGATCCTGGCCTTCCGTGCCGATGTGACCTGGCTGGGCGTCGTCTGCGTCGTCTTCGCGGTGGTCGCCGTCGTCGACCTGGCCGTGATTCAACGTCGCCGCGCCGCTCGCCGCCGGGAGGAGCCCGGGGTGCGGCACTCGCTCTTCGAGTGA
- a CDS encoding EcsC family protein, protein MSDPAATDGQPVPPAATPSASPSPAATPPASPAPVGAADGADAPEAPPATLWDRMRQDPQYAPEHLALEAVRRLGPEAAAWLRQARAERPDATAEVLAEQAVRRFVNRARLSGAVSGAAGLPGAVIDVGVLAWTQARMVLHIAAAYGVDPSHPDRAADLLVLQKVHKVAAGARVALGVAAGRERAGALFGGGQSAPLGRAMLRLGVRLAQMAGVRAAKRAFAKVIPGAAIILGTWANSSATKNLADRSRAMYRQAGPQVPPPRQG, encoded by the coding sequence ATGAGTGATCCCGCGGCCACCGATGGCCAGCCTGTGCCGCCAGCCGCAACCCCGTCCGCCTCGCCTTCGCCAGCCGCAACCCCACCCGCCTCGCCTGCGCCGGTCGGCGCGGCCGACGGGGCCGACGCGCCCGAGGCGCCGCCGGCCACCCTGTGGGACCGGATGCGCCAGGATCCGCAGTACGCGCCGGAGCATCTCGCCCTGGAGGCGGTCCGCCGGCTCGGGCCGGAGGCGGCGGCGTGGCTGCGGCAGGCCCGAGCCGAGCGACCGGACGCCACCGCCGAGGTCCTGGCGGAGCAGGCGGTCCGCCGCTTCGTCAACCGGGCCCGGCTCTCCGGTGCGGTCTCCGGCGCCGCCGGGCTGCCCGGCGCGGTGATCGACGTGGGTGTGCTCGCCTGGACCCAGGCCCGCATGGTGCTGCACATCGCCGCCGCGTACGGGGTGGATCCGAGCCACCCGGACCGGGCCGCCGATCTGCTGGTCCTGCAGAAGGTGCACAAGGTCGCCGCCGGGGCCCGGGTGGCGCTGGGAGTGGCGGCCGGGCGGGAGCGGGCCGGGGCGTTGTTCGGCGGTGGCCAATCGGCCCCGCTGGGCCGGGCGATGCTGCGGCTCGGCGTCCGGCTCGCGCAGATGGCCGGCGTACGCGCGGCGAAGCGCGCCTTTGCCAAGGTCATCCCCGGCGCGGCGATCATCCTCGGCACCTGGGCGAACTCCTCGGCCACCAAGAATCTCGCCGACCGGTCCCGGGCCATGTATCGGCAGGCCGGCCCGCAGGTGCCGCCGCCCCGGCAGGGGTGA
- a CDS encoding glycoside hydrolase family 9 protein: MTPSRRRLAVLAAATTVALLGPSAGTAHADPPADAPEQINNGDFSNGVSPWFSFGTGPLGVTDGQLCTTVAGGLANPWDAGIGQDAVPLIAGAEYTLGFDVTATPGASVTAVLQLGNAPYTGYYSVVAAATPTQQRIERTFVAPEDDSRAQLIFQVGGSAEAQTVCLDNVSLRGGNPPEPYEPDTGPPVRVNQVGYLPNGPKNATVVTEATEALPWQLRSAGGTVLASGTTTPRGVDQASAQNVHTIDFSSYRTPGQGLTLAVDGEVSHPFDISGTLYDQLRSDALQFFYIQRSGIAIDGDLVGEEYARPAGHLGVAPNQGDTDVPCQPGVCDYRLDVRGGWYDAGDHGKYVVNGGIATYQLLSTFERTKNAATAGFGAALGDGTLRVPERDNGVPDILDEARWELEFLLRMQVPAGKPLAGMAHHKIHDQNWTGLPLQPEDDPELRELHPPSTAATLNLAAVAAQCARLFAPYDKEFAQRCGSAAKTAYAAAKANPTRYASPTDGNGGGAYDDSNVTDEFYWAAAELYLTTGERTYLTDLTASPHHTGDVFDPRGFGWQSVAALGRLDLATVPNGLPAADLARVRASVTAAADNYLAEIRRQAYGLPMPGDRNSYFWGANGAIINNAVVLATAFDLTGQAKYRDGAVQTMDYILGRNALNISYVTGYGEHAAENQHSRIFGYQLDPNTPKPPAGSIAGGANAALQDPFVEQLLAGCAPMFCYVDDIASYSTNEVAINWNSALTWIASFLADQGDAAAVPAPTCAVTYTNYGSWQGGTGFTAQVTIRNTGTSAVNGWTARFAFTGDAKVREAWMANVTQSGATVTAKNESYNARIAPGGTQMFGFNATTGSGANPGPHLITVNGAPCTVS, encoded by the coding sequence GTGACGCCATCCCGACGTCGTCTCGCGGTGCTCGCCGCAGCGACCACCGTGGCGCTGCTCGGCCCGAGTGCCGGCACAGCCCATGCCGATCCCCCGGCCGACGCTCCCGAACAGATCAACAACGGCGACTTCAGCAACGGCGTGTCGCCCTGGTTCTCCTTTGGCACCGGCCCGCTCGGGGTGACCGACGGCCAGCTCTGCACCACCGTCGCCGGCGGGCTGGCCAACCCCTGGGACGCCGGAATCGGTCAGGATGCCGTCCCGCTGATCGCCGGGGCCGAATACACCCTCGGCTTCGACGTCACCGCGACCCCCGGCGCCTCGGTCACCGCCGTGCTGCAACTGGGCAACGCCCCCTACACCGGCTACTACAGCGTGGTGGCCGCCGCCACGCCGACGCAGCAGCGCATCGAGCGCACCTTCGTGGCGCCCGAGGACGACTCGCGCGCCCAGCTCATCTTCCAGGTCGGTGGCAGCGCCGAGGCGCAGACCGTCTGCCTGGACAACGTCTCGCTGCGGGGCGGAAACCCGCCCGAGCCGTACGAGCCGGACACCGGCCCACCGGTGCGCGTCAACCAGGTCGGCTACCTGCCGAACGGCCCGAAGAACGCCACGGTGGTCACCGAGGCGACCGAGGCGCTGCCCTGGCAGCTCCGGTCGGCCGGCGGCACCGTGCTGGCCAGCGGCACCACCACGCCGCGCGGGGTCGACCAGGCGTCGGCGCAGAACGTGCACACCATCGACTTCTCGTCGTACCGCACGCCGGGGCAGGGCCTGACGCTGGCCGTGGACGGGGAGGTGAGCCACCCGTTCGACATCTCCGGCACGCTCTACGACCAGCTCCGCTCGGACGCCCTCCAGTTCTTCTACATCCAGCGCAGCGGCATCGCCATCGACGGTGACCTGGTCGGCGAGGAGTACGCCCGCCCGGCCGGACACCTGGGCGTCGCCCCCAACCAGGGCGACACCGACGTGCCCTGCCAGCCCGGCGTCTGCGACTACCGGCTCGACGTACGCGGCGGCTGGTACGACGCCGGCGACCACGGCAAGTACGTGGTCAACGGCGGCATCGCCACCTACCAGCTGTTGAGCACCTTCGAGCGGACCAAGAACGCCGCCACCGCCGGGTTCGGCGCCGCCCTCGGCGACGGCACGCTGCGGGTGCCCGAGCGCGACAACGGGGTGCCGGACATCCTCGACGAGGCCCGCTGGGAACTGGAGTTCCTGCTGCGCATGCAGGTGCCGGCCGGCAAGCCGCTGGCCGGGATGGCCCACCACAAGATCCACGACCAGAACTGGACCGGCCTGCCGTTGCAGCCCGAGGACGACCCGGAGCTGCGCGAGCTGCACCCGCCGTCCACCGCCGCCACGCTGAACCTGGCCGCCGTCGCCGCCCAGTGCGCCCGGCTGTTCGCCCCGTACGACAAGGAGTTCGCGCAGCGCTGCGGCAGCGCGGCGAAGACCGCGTACGCGGCGGCCAAGGCAAACCCGACCCGCTACGCCAGCCCGACGGACGGCAACGGCGGCGGCGCGTACGACGACAGCAACGTCACCGACGAGTTCTACTGGGCAGCCGCCGAGCTGTACCTGACCACCGGCGAGCGCACCTACCTGACCGACCTGACCGCGTCGCCGCACCACACCGGTGACGTCTTCGACCCCCGTGGCTTCGGCTGGCAGAGCGTCGCCGCGCTGGGCCGCCTCGACCTGGCGACGGTGCCCAACGGGCTGCCCGCCGCCGACCTGGCCCGGGTCCGGGCGTCGGTCACCGCCGCCGCCGACAACTACCTCGCCGAGATCCGCCGCCAGGCGTACGGGCTGCCCATGCCCGGGGACCGGAACAGCTACTTCTGGGGCGCCAACGGTGCGATCATCAACAACGCCGTGGTGCTGGCCACCGCCTTCGACCTGACCGGGCAGGCGAAGTACCGCGACGGCGCGGTGCAGACGATGGACTACATCCTCGGCCGTAACGCGCTGAACATCTCGTACGTGACCGGGTACGGCGAGCACGCGGCGGAGAACCAGCACAGCCGGATCTTCGGCTACCAGCTCGACCCGAACACGCCGAAGCCGCCCGCCGGATCGATCGCCGGTGGCGCGAACGCGGCCCTCCAGGACCCGTTCGTGGAGCAGCTGCTGGCCGGCTGTGCGCCGATGTTCTGCTACGTCGACGACATCGCCTCGTACTCCACGAACGAGGTGGCGATCAACTGGAACTCGGCGCTGACCTGGATCGCCTCGTTCCTGGCCGACCAGGGCGACGCCGCCGCGGTGCCCGCGCCGACCTGCGCGGTGACCTACACCAACTACGGCTCCTGGCAGGGCGGCACCGGCTTCACCGCCCAGGTGACCATCCGCAACACCGGCACGAGCGCGGTGAACGGCTGGACGGCCCGGTTCGCGTTCACCGGTGACGCGAAGGTCCGCGAGGCGTGGATGGCGAACGTCACGCAGTCCGGCGCCACGGTGACCGCGAAGAACGAGTCGTACAACGCGCGGATCGCTCCCGGCGGCACGCAGATGTTCGGCTTCAACGCCACCACCGGCAGCGGCGCCAACCCCGGCCCGCACCTGATCACGGTCAACGGCGCACCCTGCACCGTTTCCTGA